A section of the Osmia lignaria lignaria isolate PbOS001 chromosome 16, iyOsmLign1, whole genome shotgun sequence genome encodes:
- the LOC117600818 gene encoding integrin beta-PS-like → MDLSASMESYRDRLSELGFRLAEAMRKLTSNFRLGFGSFVDKVVLPMTSTQPDKLKSPCVLRTKKPCTPPYGYKNQMPLTENVALFKDRVQEAPVSGNLDAPEGGLDAMMQVMVCTKEIGWRQNARHLIVFSTDAGFHIAGDGRVAGIIEPNDCLCHLDKDGFYTYSLLQDYPSVAQINKVVREHNMNIFFAVPSKMNVTYQLLSKRIKGSSIGMLEHNSQNVVALVSGEYKKLVNSITMTDDAPKMIDVKYFSRCLEENGELKERRECGGLRVGNIVEFEVVLRAVECPANSSEWQQTMQIKPRGINESLTIDLSIICDCACDRPGHPGYEVVSEDCKGNGTLICGLCSCNDGFYGKQCECEGDEAGGVESAAAMADCKPDNETNEICTGHGDCKCGVCDCAKRPNPQELFYGKYCECDNFSCKRSGGLVCGGRGKCECGSCNCLPGWGGETCDCKETNTTCIPDNSETVDICSGRGDCICGVCHCHEKDNIRYSGQYCEECPTCPGQRCEELKKCVECMAYNSGSFAGNGKCDQCLHQIDIVEKITEDPVKDQETGAHVCRTQDDAGCTFAFKYEYYRGGTGGDIKIFNILAEKEKTCPKPLNVVGVAIGLVASTVIIGFLILVAWKILTTIHDAREFAKFEQERALVKWETGDNPLYKKATSTFRNPTFNDSGKD, encoded by the exons ATGGACTTATCAGCATCCATGGAGTCCTATAGAGATCGATTATCAGAACTAGGATTTCGACTGGCGGAGGCAATGCGGAAACTCACTTCGAACTTTCGTTTAGGATTCGGTAGTTTTGTCGATAAAGTAGTACTGCCGATGACCAGTACACAGCCAGACAA GCTAAAATCACCGTGTGTCTTGAGAACCAAAAAACCATGTACACCGCCTTATGGGTACAAGAATCAGATGCCTTTAACCGAGAACGTTGCTCTATTCAAA GACCGGGTACAAGAGGCGCCAGTATCCGGCAATCTTGACGCACCAGAGGGTGGTCTGGACGCAATGATGCAGGTGATGGTTTGTACTAAGGAAATCGGTTGGCGACAGAATGCCCGACATCTTATCGTCTTTTCTACGGATGCCGGCTTTCATATCGCCGGGGACGGCAGA GTAGCGGGAATCATCGAGCCCAACGACTGTCTTTGTCACCTGGACAAGGATGGATTTTATACGTATTCGCTTCTACAAGATTATCCGTCCGTCGCTCAA ATTAACAAGGTAGTACGTGAGCACAATATGAACATATTTTTCGCGGTTCCAAGCAAGATGAACGTGACGTATCAGTTATTGAGTAAACGAATCAAAGGTTCTTCTATTGGAATGCTCGAGCATAATTCTCAAAACGTAGTCGCCTTAGTCAGCGGGGAGTACAAG AAACTGGTGAACTCTATAACGATGACGGACGATGCTCCGAAAATGATCGATGTTAAATACTTTTCTCGATGTTTGGAAGAAAACGGCGAATTGAAGGAACGAAGGGAATGCGGAGGATTACGAGTGGGTAACATCGTCGAATTCGAAGTGGTGTTGCGG GCGGTCGAATGTCCAGCGAATTCCAGCGAGTGGCAGCAAACCATGCAGATAAAACCGAGAGGCATAAACGAGAGTCTGACGATCGACCTGAGCATTATATGCGACTGTGCGTGTGATCGGCCAGGACATCCG GGGTACGAGGTTGTTTCGGAAGATTGCAAAGGAAATGGCACTCTGATTTGCGGTCTATGCTCTTGCAACGATGGTTTTTACGGGAAGCAGTGCGAATGCGAGGGAGACGAAGCGGGCGGAGTCGAGAGCGCAGCTGCGATGGCTGATTGCAAACCTGACAACGAGACCAATGAAATTTGTACTGGCCACGGAGACTGCAAGTGCGGCGTGTGCGATTGCGCGAAGCGTCCAAATCCGCAGGAACTTTTCTATGGGAAATACTGCGAGTGTGATAATTTCTCTTGCAAACGAAGCGGAGGATTG GTTTGCGGCGGGCGGGGCAAGTGCGAGTGCGGTTCTTGCAATTGCCTGCCAGGATGGGGTGGTGAGACGTGCGATTGCAAAGAGACGAACACCACGTGTATACCAGATAATAGCGAAACCGTGGACATTTGCAGTGGACGCGGTGATTGCATCTGTGGTGTATGCCACTGTCACGAAAAGGACAATATTCGATATTCCGGACAGTACTGCGAAGAGTGCCCG ACGTGTCCTGGACAACGTTGCGAAGAGTTGAAAAAATGCGTGGAATGCATGGCGTATAATTCTGGGTCTTTTGCTGGAAATGGAAAATGCGATCAATGTTTGCATCAGATTGATATC GTGGAAAAGATCACAGAAGATCCTGTAAAAGATCAAGAGACTGGAGCTCATGTTTGTCGAACGCAAGATGATGCAGGCTGCACGTTTGCATTCAAGTATGAATATTATAGAGGTGGTACTGGAGgcgatataaaaatattcaatattctTGCCGAGAAAGAGAAAACGTGCCCCAAGCCTCTTAATGTTGTTG GTGTTGCTATTGGCTTAGTGGCCAGTACTGTAATCATTGGTTTCCTGATACTTGTTGCTTGGAAAATACTGACGACAATTCACGACGCACGAGAATTCGCGAAATTCGAGCAAGAACGAGCTCTTGTGAAGTGGGAGACg GGGGACAATCCACTTTATAAGAAGGCTACATCCACTTTCAGAAATCCAACGTTCAACGACAGTGGCAAAGAttag
- the LOC143306158 gene encoding LOW QUALITY PROTEIN: uncharacterized protein LOC143306158 (The sequence of the model RefSeq protein was modified relative to this genomic sequence to represent the inferred CDS: inserted 2 bases in 1 codon): protein MSLHYNLLSSKLHVYRKRNFFNDRLCLSHKNLMSENSYLMTHRXSFYLGVISVGCHNILQCCQYCGASLVLNKIGIKNETMIFCTVLLFSNLLYTLVLCEHKDAEILCASQQTCGNCLQTPRCVWCSTTVSNQDATGSLVRCVSREKFLKEGNLWCRETDVIDETSSMLVLENRPLSSTKGKVPLQIQPQKVKLRLRRGKYHLTIFIKLS, encoded by the exons ATGTCGCTGCATTACAATTTATTGTCTAGCAAA TTACATGTAtatcgaaaaagaaattttttcaacgaTCGCCTTTGTTTGAGTCATAAGAACTTGATGAGTGAAAATAGTTACCTAATGACGCACCG GTCGTTTTATCTCGGAGTCATTTCCGTGGGATGCCACAATATCCTTCAATGTTGCCAGTACTGTGGCGCTTCGCTCGTTTTAAACAAAATTGGCATAAAGAACGAAACAATGATATTTTGTACGGTGTTACTTTTTTCGAATTTGTTGTATACATTGGTTCTTTGCGAACACAAAGACGCGGAGATTCTTTGCGCATCTCAACAGACTTGCGGGAATTGTCTACAGACTCCTCGATGTGTTTGGTGCTCTACAACG GTGTCCAACCAGGATGCCACTGGTTCCCTGGTGCGCTGTGTCAGcagagaaaaatttttaaaggaaGGTAATCTCTGGTGTCGAGAAACCGACGTGATAGATGAGACGAGTTCGATGCTCGTACTTGAAAATCGCCCATTATCGTCGACCAAGGGCAAGGTTCCTCTTCAAATTCAGCCTCAAAAAGTCAAATTAAGGCTCAGACGAGGAAAGTACCATCTCacgattttcataaaattatctTGA